In Gammaproteobacteria bacterium, the DNA window GGCACCAGCGCACAAAGCCTGCATCAGGTCTATCAGCAGGCATTACAAGGCGATCCGTTAATAAAACAAGCTAAAGCTAACCGTGATGCCCAGTTTGAAGCGATTAATCAATCTAGCGCGGTTTTATTACCACAAGTAAGCGGATCTATTTCGCTCGGTAATAGCGCTCGCTCTTTTAGCAACGATGGCAAAGGCTGGCAAACAGCCAACTGGGGTGGCGATGCCACCATCAGCCTAACCCAACAAATTTACTCACAAGGGTCGTGGTTAAGCTTAAGTATTAGTGAGAAGCTAGCGACCCAAAGTGATGCGCAATTAGCGCGGGCCCAGCAAGAGTTAATTTTAAGGGTCGCTAACGCCTATTTCGATATTTTACAAGCGCAAGATGAATTGTCATTTGTCCAAGCTGAAAAGCGTGCTATTGAGCGTCAACACGAACAAACCAAACAACGTTTTGAAGTTGGCTTAACCAATATTACCGATTTACACGAAGCCAAAGCCCAACTTGATTTGTCTTTGGCCAACGAAATTGCCGCCAATAATACGGTAGAAAATAGTGTTGAAGTGTTACGTGAAATCACCGGTCAGCAGCATGACAGTTTGGACGCGTTAAACACTGCGTTATTTTCACCTTCGATGCCTTCGCCAAGCAAATCTAGCGACTGGATTAAGCTAGCACAAGAAAATAACCTTGAATTACTTAATCAACGTTTAGCTGTCGACATTGCTAAGCAACAAATTGATCTTGCCAAATCAGGACACTTACCAACCCTTAGCGCCTCAGCTAGCATCGGCCATCATTATAATCAAAGCAGCACTACCCCGAATAATTACGAAGCAGCAGCACTAGGTTTAGTGCTTAATGTGCCTATTTATAGC includes these proteins:
- the tolC gene encoding outer membrane channel protein TolC; this encodes MKLHKLIISVSLGLLSYGTSAQSLHQVYQQALQGDPLIKQAKANRDAQFEAINQSSAVLLPQVSGSISLGNSARSFSNDGKGWQTANWGGDATISLTQQIYSQGSWLSLSISEKLATQSDAQLARAQQELILRVANAYFDILQAQDELSFVQAEKRAIERQHEQTKQRFEVGLTNITDLHEAKAQLDLSLANEIAANNTVENSVEVLREITGQQHDSLDALNTALFSPSMPSPSKSSDWIKLAQENNLELLNQRLAVDIAKQQIDLAKSGHLPTLSASASIGHHYNQSSTTPNNYEAAALGLVLNVPIYSGGSTTSKTKQATFGYVASAQALEQNHRAVVRHIRSNYNNVRASISSINALTQAAKSADSALKATDAGFQVGTRTIVDVLNSTRQVYNAKQQLSSARYSYILSILSLKQTAGTLTERDLQQISTSLKQG